A segment of the Patescibacteria group bacterium genome:
TACGTATGTGCACATAGTATGGGAATAAAAATCCCCGGGTCTTGGTAGGCTCGGAGGGTACATATTGCTACACAGTCACGAGATCACTCCCCACAAGCTCGGTAGCTTCGTCGGCTAGCACACTCACGGCGCTTGCCGGTGCGTACCGAATGAGGATGAGCTCGTATGCGCAGCCGGATGTCACGAAGGCATCGTCCACGGGCATCACGGCTTCGACGTCTTGGTACCTTTCGTGATTGCGAGGAAGCGGCGGCTTCTGGGCTTTGCGAGCCCACTCGTCGATTGTCTCGCGGAACACGGCGATGACGATGGTGCCCACAGCAGTCGTCTCACGAAACATCCTTGCAACGTGTGACTGCTGATTGCCCTTGGCGACAAACGGTATGAGCGTGCGTTTTTTGCGCCAGCCCTTCACCGTCCCGCCGTTTTCTTCGCCAACGTTGAAGATGTAGTTGGCTGTGTCGTCCCAGCAGACCGCTGAGTCAACATCTTCATACACGGGCACGATCTCGCTGTCGCTCACCGACAAGCCGTCGACGCCCATCGAGCACTGGTGGCTCGCAACAGGATCGATGACGCCGATCACAATCTCAAACTGCTCGCCCTGCTCGAGAGGGATGTAGCGGAAGTACCTATCCGCATCTCGGGGCCCGATTCCCACCACATCAGCGAGAGCCTTTGGTTGGAAAAATCTCACCTTGCGTACAGGATCGCCACGCGCAGTGACAACGTTGATTCCCACGGTGATGAGATCACCGCGAAATACATCGGTGCCATTGGGGTTGCTTGTGTTCACGAAGCACTCCTGCCCGGTAGGGCTGTAAGAGATATAAGAGGCAACAATGGATGAACAAACTCACTACCATAAGTATGACAAATATGGTTGAGCGGCACAATCATTTACTCACATCCCCATCCATCATTGTCTCGGTCAAGATCAAATTCATCATAGCCGAGTACCTGTACTTTCCCAGTATAATTTGGTCCATTGCCTGATCCGCTTCTACAATCATAATCCCCGGCGCCAATTTTCAAACATCCAGAATAATTTGTATTACATACAGGTTCTGATTTCGGTTCAGGTGGAGGAACTGGTTTTGGAGTCGGTGCAGGAGTTGGAGTAGGTACTGGTGTAGATTCAGGTTTTGCTACGGATTGAGCAACAGGTTTAACTTCTGGTGGTATTGCTGGCTCCTTTTTTACTTCAGGTGTTTTTTCTGCAGCCTGATTCTGAAAAGGCATCACTACAGCTGCTGGCTGAGGTGATTGGACTGCTGAGGTATCTGACATTCCAGCCATTACAACAAACGCACCAATGATTCCTGCTCCAATAAGTAGTTTTTTCATACAAAGACTTTATCTCGAATTTAAATTTCTTTTAAAATATTCTCTAAGATCAGGATCAACTATATATACATATGTACCTAGAATACCTCGAGTTAATAATGTCTTATAAATATTAATCACATATCTTTTTAACTCTTCAGGATCATTTACCCCTCTATGTCCATTTGTATCGTGATATTTATTTTTATTAACAGATATTTCTTTTCTTACTGAGTCATAATATATTTCTGGACCAATAATCACACCTGTGTAATTTAAATCATACCCTTGAATTGTATGAATACATCCCACCTCATTAATTGAGTTCTTTGAATTAACCCAATCATGAATTTGAGAATTCCAAAATAGTTTAGTGTTCTCAATTACAATATCAGGAATACCTTTATTAGTTTTTGAAATCCACCTCCAGGCATACCCTGCAACTAATCTACTTATCTGATGCTCTTTATCTTTCTCTTTAATATCCTCAACCATCTTATCTAGATCATCATATATCTTGAAATCATAATCTGAAAAATTAGCTTTTACATCTACTTTTGCTTCTAATAATTTATCAATGAAGTCTATGTACTCTTGTCCCCCTTTTACTCTCATCTGTGTCTTCAATTCAAAGCTGATTGGATTTGTTTTAAGCACTTTTGTCATTGAGACATCTGAAGGACGTACTGATTGCCGCTCATCATAAAAAAGCACAACATGTTTTGCTGATTGGACTATCCAATCGAGTTCTGTGCCTTCATTGTCCAATCCCAACTTTCTATTTGTGGCGTCAAAGCTTCCATAATTTGGAATGTTTTTTCTCTGACGTAACCGGTGGGTTTCATCTACAACTACTATGTCATATTGCTTTTGAGTTATTTCATTAGGGCCTATCACCATTGATGAATCGAGACCAGGAATACTTCTAAACACTTTTTTGAGTGTTTGTCTTAATGAGGTCATTGCAATCACTATAGCAACATTTGTATTTCCAAGTTCAACAAGTCTTTTTATAAGAAAAGTAGCTAGAATTGTTTTACCTGTACCTGGTCCGCCATGAATAATATAAGTTTGCTTTTTATCTTCCTTGAAATACTCAAGGAGCTTCATCGCTATTAAATACTGATCATCGGTAAGTGTTTTATATGGTGAGTATTTAAAAATATCGCTATTTCTAATTTGAAGAAGATCGTTTTTTGCTAGCTTTTTTTCCTGAAGTGTCTTCCACAAAAGTTCAAATTTGGTTTTATATCTTTCTCTATCAAAATAATCATGATTCTGAAGACCTGCATTTCCATTTTGTAGAATGTACTGTCCATCAGCAACCATATATTCAATGAGAGAAGATTCAGTATCTAGAGTTGCAGACTTGTTAAACTCATCATCAGATATGATATGAATTTTATTTAATTGTTTTCTACTTTGATTATCTAAATGTTGTTTAGTACGACTATATACGCGAACGGTCTCACCGACATAGAGTTCTTTTCCATTTTCTATAAGATACACTACAGGCCAGCCACTTCCATACTTGGAGGTGCGTATTGTTTCAACTCCAGCTTGATCAAAAGGAAATGTCTTTATGTCAGACATATATTAAAGCTTAGTATACTTATCGGATTTTCCTTTTGCTTTTTCTACAGAATACTTTGCTTCATTCTGCTTCATTTTTTCCTCAAACAGTTTTTTAATATCTAAACCTAGATCATGTGACATTAGAAGCACCCAATACAATACATCAGCAAGCTCTTCACCGACTTTATCTTTATTCTCCACAAGATAATTTTCAATATCACCTTCTTTTTTCCATTGGAAATGTTCTAGTACTTCTGTTGCTTCCAGAACAAGTGAGAGCGCCATGTCTTTTGCATTATGAAATTGCTTCCAGTCTCTTTTGTCTCTAAAGTCAACTATTCTTTTTGTTAAATCCTTAATTTCAGACATATTTATATAAACTTATCTATAAGCCTATACCTTCTAAAGAAAAAATCAATTATTTCTAAAGTCTTCGCGAAGTCACAAGGTACCTGTCCCTATTTTCCAACTTCAAATACATTTGGCCATTGTCTAAGTTCGCTTGTTGTTTCACCATAAAAAATATTAAATTTTTCAATAATTTCTCGTACATGAACATGTAGGAATTGCGGCTGATTTTTAAGACTGTTTCTAGGTAATGTTAAAGCAAATACTTGGGGCTCGCTAAGACTTGTGACATTCATATCACTATTAACAAAAGAATGTTTGTGAGCATTTGCTATATCATTTAATATCTCCAAAAATGAAATGTGCCCGGAATATTTTGATTTTATATTCCTCGCTAATTGAGAGGGCTCATTAATTAGTGCTCCTATGCAATCAACCTTCAGGATGTCAGGAAATTCTTCATTAGCAATATAAAAGTCTTTTATATAAAGCAGTGATATGAGTTCATCTGTTGTTCTCTTTAGCCAAAAAGTAATTTCATCACTAAGAGAGTGATCGTTTATCGGATTATATGATATAAAATCACTTGATGTTAATTCAATCAGATTTCTCTCATGCCATTCATTCAAAACTGTTATTTTTATATTAATAAGATCTAGCCTCTGTAAAATTTTAGAGACTTTTAATGTTAAATTTCCATAGGGTGTATTTGGAGGAAGATAAAATAAATGACTATTACTTATGGTTGGCTGATCATATGGACGTTTGCCGTTATTTATAAAAGGTATTGGCATTTTAAGTTATATTTTATGATATTGGAAAGTCCAACTGTTCCTCAGGTATACCTATTGATTTACCGTACTCCACAGCATCACTCCATGTAGACTTATCTGAATACTTTATCCAGAATATTTTGTTCTTATAGATAACGCAGACATCATCTTTTCCCTCTTCCCATGCGTGAACATACCATGGACCTTCAACAAGACTTTTTGAGATTAGTTCTATCTGTTCTTTTTCAATAAGAACATCATGTAATATCCATGAACCGGCTCTTCGAGTATTCAGAATGTTTACGGAGTCTAAAAAAGATTTATCAGTCAAACTGCTTTCTATGATTGAGGATTTAAACATATTTGGATTTTATCTAACCTAAAAACTCAACTTCAAAAACATGATGACTATAAGGGTAACCTGAGTCATTTTTTATGAATCCTGTATTTACAACACTAATCTTTGCTTTCATGTAACTCAATGCTTTTCTTACAATATACAGACCAATACCTGATCCATTTTTACTTATTTCGCTTTTAATACCATTTTTTATATTTCTTCCTTGTCTATTTTCTAGAAATATAATTTCTTCTTCATCTTTTTCAATTGAGACACTGTCCATTGAAATTGATATTTTCTTTTGTTTCAATGCTAAATCTCCAGAAATATCTATTGTAGTATCATTTAACACATACTTACATGCATTATCGAGGATCTGCCAAATCGCAGCATTAAACAAACTATGAACAATATTTATTTTATTTCGATCGCTGTTTTGAAGATTTATTCTAATATCAACATTCTTTTTTTTAAGTTCATCAATAAAAGGATTGGTTA
Coding sequences within it:
- a CDS encoding DNA/RNA helicase domain-containing protein, encoding MSDIKTFPFDQAGVETIRTSKYGSGWPVVYLIENGKELYVGETVRVYSRTKQHLDNQSRKQLNKIHIISDDEFNKSATLDTESSLIEYMVADGQYILQNGNAGLQNHDYFDRERYKTKFELLWKTLQEKKLAKNDLLQIRNSDIFKYSPYKTLTDDQYLIAMKLLEYFKEDKKQTYIIHGGPGTGKTILATFLIKRLVELGNTNVAIVIAMTSLRQTLKKVFRSIPGLDSSMVIGPNEITQKQYDIVVVDETHRLRQRKNIPNYGSFDATNRKLGLDNEGTELDWIVQSAKHVVLFYDERQSVRPSDVSMTKVLKTNPISFELKTQMRVKGGQEYIDFIDKLLEAKVDVKANFSDYDFKIYDDLDKMVEDIKEKDKEHQISRLVAGYAWRWISKTNKGIPDIVIENTKLFWNSQIHDWVNSKNSINEVGCIHTIQGYDLNYTGVIIGPEIYYDSVRKEISVNKNKYHDTNGHRGVNDPEELKRYVINIYKTLLTRGILGTYVYIVDPDLREYFKRNLNSR
- a CDS encoding nucleotide pyrophosphohydrolase, with protein sequence MSEIKDLTKRIVDFRDKRDWKQFHNAKDMALSLVLEATEVLEHFQWKKEGDIENYLVENKDKVGEELADVLYWVLLMSHDLGLDIKKLFEEKMKQNEAKYSVEKAKGKSDKYTKL